From Actinopolyspora lacussalsi, a single genomic window includes:
- a CDS encoding FAD/FMN-containing dehydrogenase/Fe-S oxidoreductase (product_source=COG0277/COG0247; cath_funfam=1.10.1060.10,1.10.45.10,3.30.43.10,3.30.465.10; cog=COG0247,COG0277; pfam=PF01565,PF02913,PF13183; superfamily=46548,56176) — MSRTAPTAADVPEFASPLRSTISGQARFDPGTRALYATDASNYRQVPTGVVFPRQDSDVAATLAIAREYGLSITSRGAGTSIAGNAMGPGLVLDFSRHMNRIEHLDPERRLARVQPGVVLDTLRQAAQPHGLTFGPDPSTHSRCTLGGMIGNNSCGTHSVAWGKTIDNIRELDVLLSDGTRLTLGATPPDTLDTLCARGDRTGRLYGELRRLAEDYEPNLRADMPTPRRRVSGYNLDQLLPDNEFNLARALVGSEGTCATVLSATVELVETPAARAMVVLGFDNTYDAADEVTHLLDRDTLAIEGISGELVDVVGDRNPDSPALPLLPAGRSWLLVETGGADQDTARHTAETIANAFGDRATTTVHTAPERMAALWKIREEGSGYATRMADGSERWSGWEDAAVPPHRLGTYLREFDALLNRFGYHGVSYGHYGDGCVHVRIDFDLMSRAGAAEYRNFLESAAELTAAHGGSLSGEHGDGRARSELLSRMYPQPILDAFERFKTAFDPEGLHNPGILTRPSPVDSDLRLLVAPPRIPSRTTLALGSDDGDLAPATRRCVGMGKCLNTSGGVMCPSYRATRDEKHSTRGRAHLLFEMLAGETVRGGWRSEEVHEALDLCLSCKGCKTDCPVGVDMASYKAEFLHRYHHNRPRPAAHYSMGFLPLWLRLAAHAPRLANRITRGRTAPLLKRLGGITPERELPSIAPRTLRQRHRTHGNHDGEPETVVLFPDTFTNYLEPTIGSDAIAGLRHLGHQVELPTGSMCCGLTWHSTGQLGIARRVLRRTARNLRPKLRTGTPLVGLEPSCTEFLRNDALELCPDDEDVRTLAESTTTFAEQIAPSRHQWHRETTETAGEALMQVHCHQYAESGADADRAVLEATGLRTRVLDSGCCGLAGNFGFERGHYDVSMACAEDSLLPEVRAARDDTTILADGFSCRTQLRHATEAEPVHLATLLARTLGVATDEYDR; from the coding sequence GTGAGCAGAACGGCCCCCACCGCCGCGGACGTCCCGGAATTCGCGTCCCCGCTGCGTTCCACGATCTCGGGACAGGCCCGGTTCGATCCCGGCACCCGAGCCCTCTACGCCACCGACGCCTCCAACTACCGCCAGGTACCCACCGGGGTGGTGTTTCCCCGGCAGGACTCCGATGTGGCCGCCACACTGGCCATCGCACGCGAGTACGGACTGTCGATCACCTCGCGAGGCGCGGGAACCAGCATCGCGGGCAATGCCATGGGCCCCGGACTGGTACTGGACTTCTCCCGACACATGAACCGGATCGAGCACCTCGACCCCGAGCGCCGACTCGCACGGGTACAGCCGGGAGTCGTACTGGACACGCTCCGGCAGGCGGCACAACCACACGGACTGACCTTCGGCCCCGACCCCTCCACGCACAGCCGCTGCACACTCGGCGGCATGATCGGCAACAACTCCTGCGGCACACACTCGGTGGCCTGGGGCAAAACGATCGACAACATCCGCGAACTGGACGTGCTGCTCTCCGACGGCACCCGACTGACCCTCGGAGCGACCCCACCGGACACACTGGACACACTGTGCGCACGGGGCGACCGCACCGGAAGACTGTACGGCGAACTGCGCCGACTGGCCGAGGACTACGAGCCGAACCTGCGCGCGGACATGCCCACACCACGCAGACGCGTCTCCGGCTACAACCTGGACCAGCTGCTGCCCGACAACGAATTCAACCTCGCGCGTGCCCTGGTCGGCTCGGAGGGAACCTGCGCCACCGTTCTGTCGGCCACCGTGGAACTGGTCGAGACTCCCGCCGCCCGCGCGATGGTGGTACTGGGATTCGACAACACCTACGACGCCGCCGACGAAGTCACCCACCTGCTCGACCGGGACACGCTGGCCATCGAGGGAATCAGCGGTGAACTCGTCGACGTCGTCGGTGACCGCAACCCCGACTCCCCCGCGCTGCCCCTGCTACCCGCCGGGCGAAGTTGGCTACTGGTCGAAACCGGCGGAGCCGACCAGGACACGGCCCGACACACCGCCGAAACGATCGCGAACGCGTTCGGCGACCGCGCCACCACCACGGTACACACCGCACCGGAACGGATGGCAGCACTGTGGAAAATCCGGGAAGAAGGCTCCGGATACGCCACCAGAATGGCCGACGGTTCGGAACGCTGGTCCGGCTGGGAGGACGCCGCAGTCCCCCCACACCGCCTCGGAACCTACCTGCGCGAGTTCGACGCCCTGCTGAATCGCTTCGGATACCACGGAGTCAGCTACGGACACTACGGCGACGGATGCGTCCACGTGCGCATCGACTTCGACCTGATGTCACGCGCCGGAGCCGCCGAGTACCGAAACTTCCTGGAATCGGCCGCCGAACTGACCGCCGCCCACGGCGGCTCGCTGTCCGGCGAGCACGGCGACGGCCGGGCCCGCTCGGAATTGTTGTCCCGAATGTATCCCCAGCCCATCCTGGACGCCTTCGAACGGTTCAAAACCGCGTTCGACCCGGAAGGACTACACAACCCCGGCATTCTGACCCGACCGTCACCGGTGGACAGTGATCTGCGGCTGCTGGTGGCACCACCACGCATCCCCAGCAGAACCACGCTCGCCCTGGGATCCGACGACGGCGACCTCGCCCCCGCCACTCGCCGATGCGTGGGAATGGGCAAGTGCCTCAACACCTCGGGCGGAGTGATGTGCCCGAGCTACCGGGCGACCCGGGACGAGAAACACTCCACCCGCGGCCGAGCCCACCTGCTGTTCGAAATGCTCGCGGGCGAAACGGTGCGGGGCGGGTGGCGCTCCGAGGAGGTTCACGAGGCACTGGACCTGTGCCTGTCCTGCAAGGGCTGCAAAACCGACTGCCCGGTCGGGGTGGACATGGCCTCCTACAAGGCCGAGTTCCTGCACCGGTACCACCACAACCGACCACGCCCCGCCGCGCACTACTCGATGGGCTTCCTGCCACTGTGGCTACGCTTGGCGGCACACGCACCGCGGCTGGCCAACCGAATCACACGAGGCCGAACCGCACCACTGCTCAAACGACTCGGCGGAATAACCCCCGAGCGAGAGCTACCGAGCATCGCACCGCGGACACTGCGGCAGCGACACCGCACGCACGGAAACCACGACGGAGAGCCCGAAACGGTGGTGCTGTTCCCCGACACCTTCACCAACTACCTCGAACCGACCATCGGAAGCGACGCGATCGCCGGGCTACGACACCTGGGACACCAGGTCGAACTCCCCACCGGCTCGATGTGCTGCGGCCTGACCTGGCACTCGACCGGCCAGCTGGGCATCGCCCGCCGGGTGCTGCGACGCACCGCACGCAACCTGCGCCCCAAGCTGCGAACCGGAACCCCCCTGGTGGGACTGGAACCCAGCTGCACCGAATTCCTGCGCAACGACGCGCTGGAACTGTGCCCCGACGACGAGGACGTGCGCACCCTCGCCGAATCGACGACCACCTTCGCCGAACAGATCGCCCCGTCACGGCACCAATGGCACCGTGAGACCACCGAGACGGCAGGCGAAGCGCTGATGCAGGTGCACTGCCACCAATACGCGGAGTCGGGCGCCGACGCGGACCGAGCCGTACTGGAAGCCACCGGACTGCGCACCCGAGTACTGGACTCCGGCTGCTGCGGACTGGCGGGCAACTTCGGTTTCGAACGCGGCCACTACGACGTCTCGATGGCCTGCGCCGAGGACAGCCTACTGCCGGAAGTACGCGCGGCACGAGACGACACGACGATCCTCGCCGACGGGTTCAGCTGCCGAACGCAGCTTCGCCACGCCACCGAGGCCGAGCCCGTTCACCTGGCTACCCTGCTCGCCCGCACGCTGGGAGTCGCCACGGACGAATACGACCGGTGA
- a CDS encoding enoyl-[acyl-carrier protein] reductase I (product_source=KO:K00208; cath_funfam=3.40.50.720; cog=COG0623; ko=KO:K00208; pfam=PF13561; superfamily=51735), with protein MTGLLEGKRILITGVITDSSIAFHTAKVAQEQGAQVVLTGFGRLKLVERIAGRLPHKAPVIELDVTNEEQLAGLADSVAEHVDGLDGVVHSIGYAPESCLGGDFMAAPWEDVSNTLQISAYSLNSLTRACLPLLGEGSSVVGMDFDARVAWPAYDWMGVAKAALESTSRYLARELGPRGVRVNLVSAGPVRTMAAKSIPGFQQLEDTWGERAPLGWDVEDPEPVGRTVCTVLSDWLPKTTGSMIMTDGGFHALGA; from the coding sequence GTGACTGGACTGCTGGAAGGTAAACGAATCCTGATCACCGGTGTGATCACCGATTCCTCGATCGCGTTTCACACCGCCAAGGTCGCCCAGGAGCAGGGGGCGCAGGTGGTGTTGACCGGTTTCGGTCGGCTCAAGCTGGTGGAACGCATCGCCGGCCGGTTGCCGCACAAGGCACCGGTGATCGAGCTCGATGTCACCAACGAGGAGCAGTTGGCGGGGCTGGCCGATTCGGTCGCCGAGCACGTCGACGGTCTCGACGGTGTGGTGCACTCGATCGGTTACGCTCCCGAGTCCTGCCTGGGTGGGGATTTCATGGCCGCTCCCTGGGAGGACGTGTCCAACACGCTGCAGATCTCGGCGTACTCGCTGAACTCCCTGACCAGGGCGTGCCTGCCGTTGTTGGGTGAGGGTTCTTCCGTGGTCGGGATGGATTTCGACGCCCGGGTGGCCTGGCCCGCCTACGACTGGATGGGTGTGGCTAAGGCGGCGCTGGAGTCGACCTCGCGGTATCTGGCACGTGAGCTCGGGCCGCGCGGTGTTCGGGTCAACCTGGTCAGTGCCGGTCCGGTGCGGACCATGGCCGCCAAGTCGATCCCCGGTTTCCAACAGTTGGAGGACACCTGGGGCGAACGTGCCCCGCTGGGGTGGGACGTCGAGGATCCGGAGCCGGTGGGTCGCACCGTGTGCACCGTGTTGTCGGACTGGCTGCCCAAGACCACCGGTTCGATGATCATGACCGATGGTGGTTTCCACGCGTTGGGGGCCTGA
- a CDS encoding molybdopterin-guanine dinucleotide biosynthesis protein A (product_source=COG0746; cath_funfam=3.90.550.10; cog=COG0746; pfam=PF12804; superfamily=53448) has protein sequence MASTSEFAGIVLAGGRGSRLGGRDKPAIRLSGLSLLDRTLDAVSDAEPIVAVGPRRSTGRPVRWTREAPPGGGPVAALSAGLVALPPRVSLVAVLAADHPWLSRDTLSRLLAALHRAPDSGGAVLVDTDDRPQWLVGVWRAVALGRALPEQPHGAALRGVLSPLHPLFVPAEQAETIDVDTPEDLARTLRRAR, from the coding sequence ATGGCCTCGACGAGTGAATTCGCCGGGATCGTGCTGGCGGGTGGCCGCGGCAGCAGGCTGGGTGGCCGTGACAAGCCCGCCATCCGACTCTCCGGGCTTTCCCTGCTGGACCGCACCCTGGATGCGGTTTCCGACGCGGAACCGATCGTGGCGGTGGGGCCCCGGCGGTCGACCGGCCGCCCGGTCCGCTGGACCAGGGAGGCACCGCCCGGAGGAGGGCCGGTGGCGGCCCTGTCGGCGGGGCTGGTCGCGCTGCCCCCGCGCGTCTCACTGGTCGCCGTGCTCGCCGCCGATCACCCCTGGCTGAGCCGCGACACGCTCTCACGACTGTTGGCCGCGCTGCACCGTGCTCCGGACAGTGGGGGAGCGGTGCTGGTCGACACGGACGACCGGCCGCAGTGGTTGGTCGGGGTCTGGCGGGCGGTCGCACTGGGGCGGGCCTTGCCCGAACAGCCGCACGGGGCCGCGCTGCGCGGTGTGCTGTCCCCGTTGCACCCGCTGTTCGTGCCCGCCGAGCAGGCGGAGACCATCGACGTGGACACTCCCGAGGACCTGGCTCGGACGCTGCGTCGAGCGCGCTGA
- a CDS encoding uncharacterized protein (DUF58 family) (product_source=COG1721; cog=COG1721; pfam=PF01882; superfamily=52540) encodes MSTSGDRPEWAPPALQAGRMREALRSLELMVRGRLDGLLQGNHLGLVPGPGTEPGETRTYQPGDDVRRMDWAVTARTTEPHIRETVADRELETWAAVDLSASLDFGTAGCTKRELAIAGLAAVGHLTAGGGNRLGAVVSNGQELTRIPARGGSDYARALLRRTAEVPHPPEGTSGELASLVEALRRPPRRRGLAVVISDFLGRVEWQRAMRGLSARHSLLAIEVVDPRDVELPSVGTVQLSDPETGKQREVSTTPLLRREFAAAAAAHRERVAAELRRVGAAHLVLRTDSDWIADIVRFVVARKRGWSGGVV; translated from the coding sequence GTGTCGACCAGCGGTGACCGCCCCGAATGGGCGCCACCCGCGTTGCAGGCCGGACGTATGCGGGAAGCACTGCGCTCCCTGGAACTGATGGTGCGCGGCAGGCTCGACGGCCTGCTGCAGGGCAATCATCTGGGGCTCGTGCCGGGACCGGGGACCGAGCCCGGCGAGACACGGACGTACCAGCCCGGCGACGACGTGCGGCGGATGGACTGGGCCGTTACCGCCCGCACCACCGAACCGCACATCCGCGAGACGGTGGCCGACCGTGAACTGGAGACCTGGGCGGCCGTGGACCTGTCCGCGAGCCTGGACTTCGGAACGGCCGGATGCACCAAGCGTGAACTGGCGATAGCGGGGCTGGCCGCGGTGGGACACCTGACCGCGGGCGGTGGTAATCGGCTCGGTGCCGTGGTCTCCAACGGGCAGGAACTCACCCGGATCCCCGCCAGAGGGGGCAGCGACTACGCCAGGGCGTTGCTCCGCCGAACCGCCGAAGTGCCGCATCCGCCCGAAGGGACCTCCGGAGAGCTGGCCTCGCTGGTGGAGGCGCTGCGCAGGCCGCCACGTCGGCGGGGGCTGGCCGTGGTGATCTCCGACTTTCTCGGACGGGTCGAATGGCAACGAGCGATGCGCGGGCTGTCGGCCCGGCACTCACTGCTCGCGATCGAGGTCGTCGATCCGCGCGATGTCGAACTCCCGAGTGTGGGCACCGTCCAGCTGAGCGATCCCGAGACCGGCAAACAGCGTGAGGTGAGCACTACACCATTGTTACGACGTGAGTTCGCCGCGGCCGCCGCGGCCCACCGGGAACGGGTCGCCGCGGAGCTGCGGCGGGTCGGGGCGGCCCACCTGGTGTTGCGCACCGACTCGGACTGGATCGCCGACATAGTCCGCTTCGTCGTCGCCCGCAAACGCGGCTGGTCCGGGGGAGTGGTTTGA
- a CDS encoding MoxR-like ATPase (product_source=KO:K03924; cath_funfam=1.10.8.300,3.40.50.300; cog=COG0714; ko=KO:K03924; pfam=PF07726; superfamily=52540), translated as MTDPGQGGNGNGAGTGAAGPAHSPDHTSTPARDAQLLERTVFEVKRVIVGQDRLVERILVGLLAGGHILLEGIPGVAKTLAVETFSTVVGGSFSRLQFTPDLVPADLLGTRIYRQGSERFDVELGPIMANFVLADEVNRAPAKIQSALLEVMAEQHVSLGGHSYPTPQPFQVLATQNPIENEGVYPLPEAQRDRFLFKLLVEYPTAEEEREIVYRMGVSPPEPQTVLDPGELSRLQQVASNVFVHHALVDYVVRLVLATRSPNEHGLSDIAGWVSYGASPRATLGVVGGARALALLRGRDYVLPQDVVDVVPDVFRHRIVLSYDAVADGVPVDHVVNRVLQTVPLPQVSARPQQSAGQHNGAPQAGASAVPGAAHGQQPSPGITNQ; from the coding sequence GTGACCGATCCGGGTCAGGGCGGTAACGGCAATGGCGCGGGCACAGGGGCGGCCGGGCCGGCCCACTCGCCGGATCACACCAGTACGCCCGCCAGGGACGCACAACTGCTCGAACGCACCGTCTTCGAGGTCAAACGTGTGATCGTCGGCCAGGACCGACTCGTGGAGCGCATCCTGGTGGGGCTGCTGGCGGGGGGACACATCCTGCTCGAGGGCATCCCGGGCGTCGCCAAGACACTGGCCGTGGAGACCTTCTCCACGGTGGTGGGGGGCAGCTTCTCCCGCCTGCAGTTCACCCCGGACCTCGTACCCGCCGATCTGCTGGGAACCAGGATCTACCGGCAGGGCAGCGAGCGCTTCGACGTCGAACTCGGCCCCATCATGGCCAACTTCGTGCTGGCGGACGAGGTCAACCGCGCCCCTGCCAAGATCCAGTCGGCCCTGCTGGAGGTCATGGCCGAACAGCACGTCTCGCTGGGCGGGCACAGCTATCCCACGCCACAACCCTTCCAGGTGCTGGCCACGCAGAACCCCATCGAGAACGAGGGTGTGTATCCGCTGCCCGAGGCGCAGCGGGACCGGTTCCTGTTCAAACTGCTGGTGGAGTACCCCACGGCCGAGGAGGAACGCGAGATCGTCTACCGGATGGGAGTCTCCCCACCGGAACCGCAAACCGTGCTCGACCCCGGTGAGCTCTCCCGGTTGCAGCAGGTGGCCTCCAACGTGTTCGTACACCACGCGCTGGTCGACTACGTCGTCCGCCTGGTACTGGCCACCCGTTCGCCCAACGAACACGGGCTGTCCGACATCGCGGGCTGGGTCTCCTACGGTGCCTCACCACGCGCCACCCTCGGTGTCGTCGGTGGTGCCCGCGCGCTCGCCCTGCTGCGCGGCCGCGACTACGTCCTGCCGCAGGACGTGGTCGACGTGGTCCCGGACGTGTTCCGCCACCGCATCGTGCTCTCCTACGACGCGGTGGCCGACGGGGTGCCCGTGGACCACGTGGTCAACCGGGTGCTGCAGACCGTCCCGCTGCCGCAGGTATCGGCGCGTCCCCAGCAGAGCGCCGGGCAGCACAACGGTGCGCCGCAGGCGGGCGCCTCGGCCGTGCCGGGAGCCGCCCATGGCCAGCAGCCGTCCCCCGGCATCACCAACCAGTGA
- a CDS encoding Ca-activated chloride channel family protein (product_source=KO:K07114; cath_funfam=3.40.50.410; cog=COG1240; ko=KO:K07114; pfam=PF07584,PF13519; smart=SM00327; superfamily=53300; transmembrane_helix_parts=Outside_1_9,TMhelix_10_29,Inside_30_303,TMhelix_304_326,Outside_327_327), with amino-acid sequence MPSLSGFTNPAWFLLLILVAVLVVGYLWTQRRRKRSTMRFSNLELLERVAPSRQGWPKHVPMALLGVALILLTIGLAGPTSEQRIPRNRATVLLTMDVSLSMKAQDVSPSRLRAAKQAAKEFADKLTPGINLGLVSFAGTATVMVMPTTDRPSVKQAIDSLQLSEATATGEGVKASLSAIDSFGRMLGGGQGPPPSRIVLMADGGQTIPRELDAPRGAYTQAKAAKQAGVPISTISFGTEHGSIRIQGQRQPVEVDDDAMRHIADLSGGDFYKAASAEQLRQVYDTLQEQIGYEIKRSDASKPWFVLGTLAAIVAAGVALLVGQRLP; translated from the coding sequence ATGCCCAGTCTGAGCGGATTCACCAATCCCGCGTGGTTCCTGCTGCTGATCCTGGTGGCGGTTCTGGTCGTCGGTTATTTGTGGACGCAGCGCAGGCGCAAGCGCAGCACGATGCGTTTCAGCAATCTCGAGCTGCTGGAGCGCGTCGCTCCCAGTCGTCAGGGCTGGCCCAAGCACGTGCCGATGGCGCTGCTCGGTGTGGCGTTGATCCTGTTGACGATCGGGCTGGCCGGTCCCACGTCGGAGCAGCGCATCCCGCGCAACCGTGCCACCGTGCTGCTGACGATGGACGTCTCGCTTTCCATGAAGGCGCAGGATGTCAGCCCCAGTCGGTTGCGCGCTGCCAAGCAGGCTGCCAAGGAGTTCGCCGACAAGCTCACGCCGGGAATCAACCTCGGTCTGGTATCCTTCGCGGGCACGGCCACGGTGATGGTCATGCCCACCACCGATCGGCCCAGCGTCAAACAGGCCATCGACAGTCTGCAGCTCTCGGAGGCCACTGCCACCGGCGAGGGGGTCAAGGCTTCCCTGTCGGCCATCGATTCCTTCGGGCGGATGCTCGGTGGTGGGCAGGGACCTCCGCCTTCCCGGATCGTGCTGATGGCCGACGGGGGGCAGACCATTCCGCGGGAGCTGGACGCGCCGCGGGGGGCCTACACCCAGGCGAAGGCGGCCAAGCAGGCCGGGGTGCCCATCTCCACCATCTCGTTCGGCACCGAGCACGGCAGTATCCGGATCCAGGGACAACGGCAGCCGGTGGAGGTCGACGACGATGCGATGCGGCATATCGCCGATCTTTCCGGTGGTGACTTCTACAAGGCGGCCAGCGCCGAACAGCTGCGGCAGGTTTACGATACGCTGCAGGAACAGATCGGTTACGAGATCAAGCGGTCCGACGCGAGTAAACCGTGGTTCGTGCTCGGTACGCTCGCCGCGATCGTGGCAGCGGGTGTGGCACTGCTGGTGGGGCAGCGGTTGCCCTGA
- a CDS encoding ferrochelatase (product_source=KO:K01772; cath_funfam=3.40.50.1400; cog=COG0276; ko=KO:K01772; pfam=PF00762; superfamily=53800; tigrfam=TIGR00109), producing MNSSDNVDALLYLSFGGPEGHEEVRPFLENVTRGRNVPPERLDEVAEHYHHFGGVSPINRLNREIMSSLEGELAERGLNLPVYFGNRNWHPMVEDTVERMAADGVRRALVFATSAWGGYSGCRQYHEDIARARSAVGEQRAPELVKLRQFYDHPLFVAANADAVTRAYAALSEDVRAQARLVFTAHSVPLSAEERSGADGRPQWYSRQVQEAARLVAEAVGVTGYDLVWQSRSGPPSVPWLEPDICDHLEQLPARGVPAVVTSPVGFVSDHLEVVWDLDNEAAEKADELGLGFARAETAGTDPRYARMIAELVSEHVEDQRVRKLSPLVTAGCGVNGELCVPQGCC from the coding sequence GTGAACAGCTCGGATAACGTTGACGCGCTGCTGTACCTTTCCTTCGGTGGCCCGGAAGGACATGAGGAGGTACGGCCTTTCCTGGAAAACGTGACTCGTGGTCGCAACGTTCCCCCGGAACGGCTCGACGAGGTGGCCGAGCATTACCACCACTTCGGCGGAGTGTCGCCGATCAACCGTCTCAATCGTGAGATCATGAGTTCGTTGGAGGGTGAGCTCGCCGAGCGTGGTCTGAACCTACCGGTGTACTTCGGCAACCGTAACTGGCATCCGATGGTCGAGGACACCGTCGAGCGGATGGCCGCTGACGGGGTGCGGCGTGCGCTGGTGTTCGCCACCTCCGCCTGGGGTGGCTATTCGGGGTGCCGCCAGTACCACGAGGACATCGCACGCGCCCGTTCGGCCGTGGGGGAGCAGCGGGCTCCCGAACTGGTCAAGCTCCGGCAGTTCTACGATCATCCGCTGTTCGTGGCCGCCAACGCCGACGCGGTGACACGGGCCTACGCCGCGCTGTCGGAAGACGTTCGTGCGCAGGCCCGGCTGGTGTTCACCGCCCATTCGGTCCCGCTGAGCGCGGAGGAGCGAAGCGGCGCCGACGGTCGTCCCCAGTGGTACTCGCGGCAGGTGCAGGAGGCCGCCCGCTTGGTCGCCGAGGCCGTGGGGGTCACCGGCTACGATCTCGTGTGGCAGTCCCGTTCGGGGCCGCCGAGTGTGCCGTGGTTGGAACCCGACATCTGTGACCATCTGGAGCAGCTGCCCGCCAGGGGGGTGCCCGCCGTGGTCACCAGCCCGGTCGGTTTCGTCTCCGATCATCTCGAGGTCGTCTGGGACCTGGACAACGAGGCCGCGGAGAAAGCCGACGAGCTCGGGTTGGGCTTCGCCCGTGCCGAGACCGCCGGCACCGACCCGCGCTACGCCCGGATGATCGCCGAACTGGTTTCCGAACACGTCGAGGACCAGCGGGTCCGCAAGTTGTCCCCGCTGGTCACGGCGGGCTGTGGGGTCAACGGTGAGTTGTGCGTGCCGCAGGGGTGCTGCTGA
- a CDS encoding 3-oxoacyl-[acyl-carrier protein] reductase (product_source=KO:K00059; cath_funfam=3.40.50.720; cog=COG1028; ko=KO:K00059; pfam=PF13561; superfamily=51735), which yields MTRSVLVTGGNRGIGLAIARAFQAAGDNVAITHRGSGAPEGMLGVQCDVTDPDQVTAAFDEVEAAQGRVEVVVANAGITDDGLLLRMGEEQFQRVVEANLTGAYRVAKRATSSMLRNRKGRMIFISSTVALSGAPGQANYAASKAGLIGFARSLARELGSRGITSNVVTPGFVATDMTEELSEERRKQILEQVPLGRYAEPDEIAGAVRWLASDSAGYVTGAVIPVDGGVGMGH from the coding sequence GTGACACGGTCCGTGTTGGTCACCGGCGGCAATCGGGGTATCGGATTGGCCATAGCCAGGGCCTTTCAGGCTGCCGGTGACAACGTGGCGATCACCCATCGCGGGTCGGGAGCGCCCGAGGGGATGTTGGGCGTGCAGTGCGATGTGACCGATCCCGACCAGGTGACGGCTGCTTTCGACGAGGTCGAGGCCGCCCAGGGCCGGGTGGAGGTAGTGGTGGCCAATGCGGGCATCACCGATGACGGGCTGCTGTTGCGGATGGGTGAGGAGCAGTTCCAGCGGGTCGTGGAGGCCAACCTCACCGGTGCCTACCGGGTGGCCAAGCGCGCGACCAGCAGCATGCTGCGTAACCGCAAAGGCCGGATGATTTTCATCTCGTCCACGGTCGCCCTGTCCGGTGCTCCGGGGCAGGCCAACTACGCGGCGAGCAAGGCCGGACTGATCGGTTTCGCCCGGTCGTTGGCGCGGGAGCTCGGTTCCCGCGGTATCACCTCCAATGTGGTCACGCCGGGGTTCGTAGCCACCGACATGACCGAGGAGCTGTCCGAGGAGCGCAGGAAGCAGATTCTGGAGCAGGTGCCGTTGGGGCGCTATGCCGAGCCGGATGAGATCGCGGGGGCCGTGCGGTGGTTGGCCTCGGACAGCGCCGGTTATGTCACCGGAGCGGTCATCCCCGTCGACGGCGGGGTCGGCATGGGGCACTGA
- a CDS encoding hypothetical protein (product_source=Hypo-rule applied), translating to MPCPSATMVVWTSAWLHGAAASDDVLDAAQAWAEVHQVWAADEATAARLGLPAPGVNDAGLALLLAAIRKAGGDSGSLALPVAGDVRGLDGASEFARHALRQGEAAVFPWAGLGLVPERVAEGVLRWTVHEVGEIAPAEHTPVGEAEHGMSSAMREAASTLTELDVSRRRPGVRGEIAETVSARPQPSWPQGVPQRCLRVLQRSTEVEAILRVATDDAPGGAMSASADRARGQALNPLFESVRTARRAAVDEMVRVLRQRAERH from the coding sequence ATGCCATGTCCGAGCGCAACGATGGTGGTGTGGACGTCCGCGTGGCTGCACGGCGCGGCCGCGTCGGACGACGTGCTCGATGCCGCGCAGGCGTGGGCCGAGGTTCATCAGGTGTGGGCCGCCGACGAGGCCACGGCGGCGCGGTTGGGACTTCCCGCTCCCGGCGTGAACGACGCGGGGTTGGCGCTGCTGCTGGCGGCGATACGCAAGGCCGGTGGTGATTCCGGCAGCCTGGCGTTACCGGTGGCAGGTGATGTTCGCGGTCTCGACGGGGCCTCGGAATTCGCGCGGCACGCGCTGCGGCAGGGCGAGGCCGCCGTGTTCCCGTGGGCTGGGCTTGGGCTGGTGCCGGAACGTGTCGCCGAAGGAGTGCTGCGCTGGACGGTTCACGAGGTGGGTGAGATCGCCCCCGCCGAGCACACTCCCGTGGGAGAGGCCGAACACGGCATGTCCTCGGCCATGCGCGAGGCGGCCAGCACGCTGACCGAGCTGGACGTCTCACGACGCCGCCCCGGCGTTCGTGGTGAGATCGCCGAAACCGTCTCGGCACGGCCACAGCCCTCGTGGCCGCAGGGGGTGCCGCAACGTTGCCTTCGCGTGCTGCAACGCAGCACGGAAGTGGAAGCGATCCTGCGGGTGGCCACCGACGACGCCCCGGGCGGGGCGATGTCCGCCTCGGCGGACAGAGCGCGCGGTCAGGCACTGAACCCGCTGTTCGAATCGGTGCGCACCGCTCGTCGGGCAGCGGTGGACGAGATGGTGCGGGTGCTGCGGCAGCGGGCCGAGCGGCACTGA